From a single Gemmatimonadota bacterium genomic region:
- the yiaK gene encoding 3-dehydro-L-gulonate 2-dehydrogenase, with protein sequence MQTRVPFEKLKDAFVAALLKAGLSKDRAKLCGRLFAENQRDGVYSHGLNRFPGLLAKLSEGRLDGTAEPECVKALGVLEQWDGKMGIGLVNAHLAMGRAIEIAKANGMGCIGLRNTNHWMRAGAYGLQAADAGCIGMCWTNTTPLMPPWGATEKRIGNNPMTMAIPRKGGHILLDMAMSQYSNGKLEVLQARGETLPIAGGFDTEGNLTCDPGAILDSKRALPIGYWKGSALAIVLDTLAALLSAGQTTHDIGAQGDEHAVSQTYIAIDVTSLNGRELCERIVNGIIDDLHEVHESARYPGEGMLRIRRESLEKGVVVEEDQWEELLRI encoded by the coding sequence ATGCAAACACGGGTTCCTTTTGAAAAATTAAAAGACGCATTTGTCGCGGCACTCCTGAAAGCGGGATTGTCGAAGGACCGCGCAAAATTATGCGGGCGATTATTCGCAGAAAATCAGCGCGACGGTGTCTATTCCCACGGACTGAACCGATTTCCCGGGCTACTGGCAAAACTGAGCGAAGGGCGATTAGACGGCACAGCCGAACCCGAATGCGTAAAAGCGCTCGGCGTCTTAGAACAATGGGATGGCAAAATGGGAATAGGGCTGGTCAATGCACATCTCGCAATGGGACGCGCAATAGAAATCGCAAAAGCAAACGGCATGGGATGTATAGGCTTGCGCAACACCAATCACTGGATGCGCGCCGGAGCTTATGGCCTGCAAGCCGCCGACGCGGGATGCATCGGCATGTGCTGGACCAACACAACCCCGCTCATGCCGCCCTGGGGCGCAACGGAAAAACGCATTGGAAACAATCCCATGACAATGGCCATCCCCAGAAAAGGAGGGCACATCCTCCTGGACATGGCGATGAGCCAGTATTCCAATGGCAAACTGGAAGTCTTACAAGCGCGAGGAGAAACCCTGCCTATCGCCGGAGGATTTGATACAGAGGGCAACCTGACCTGCGACCCCGGCGCCATCCTCGATTCAAAACGCGCACTTCCAATAGGCTACTGGAAAGGATCGGCACTCGCTATCGTACTCGACACCCTCGCCGCGCTATTATCAGCCGGTCAAACAACGCACGACATTGGCGCACAGGGCGATGAACACGCCGTATCGCAAACCTATATTGCAATTGACGTCACGTCATTAAACGGACGTGAACTGTGTGAACGCATTGTAAACGGCATCATTGACGACCTGCATGAAGTTCACGAATCCGCGCGCTATCCCGGCGAAGGCATGTTGCGGATACGACGCGAGAGTCTGGAGAAAGGGGTGGTAGTAGAGGAGGATCAGTGGGAGGAATTATTGAGGATATAA
- a CDS encoding aldo/keto reductase encodes MIYRTFGKTGWRVSVVGLGTWNLGNQWGELSDQEATDIILAAIDNGMNLLDAAESYGIPNGMSELRIGKTLTPSMRDKLIIVSKIGNWGSRTGAPVPKTGVDAIRLCGHACLGRMQTDRIDVMLCHEGSIEDPTVYIEGFDILCEEGFVRTYGISTNSLDVLKNFYEISNGVCAVVEVDYSLINRKPEAGFLDYCIEKNLGILVRGPLAKGVLSGKYNRESVFADTVRDDWNPGQSDREEYEDMLDKLEAIRQTIGDDSKLVETALRYVISHKSNPVVIPGATKVEQVIDNARAGAALLDEDLYRKLGNIEGNI; translated from the coding sequence ATGATCTATAGAACATTTGGCAAAACCGGATGGCGCGTTTCCGTCGTAGGATTGGGAACGTGGAATCTGGGCAACCAGTGGGGCGAGTTAAGCGATCAGGAGGCAACCGATATTATATTAGCCGCGATTGACAATGGCATGAACCTGCTGGACGCCGCCGAATCTTATGGCATCCCCAACGGCATGAGCGAATTGCGCATCGGCAAAACCCTGACCCCATCCATGCGCGACAAACTGATCATCGTGAGTAAAATCGGCAACTGGGGAAGCCGCACTGGAGCGCCTGTGCCAAAGACCGGCGTTGATGCCATTCGCCTGTGCGGACACGCCTGCCTGGGCCGCATGCAAACCGACCGGATCGACGTCATGTTATGCCATGAAGGTAGCATTGAAGACCCAACCGTGTACATCGAAGGCTTTGATATCCTGTGCGAAGAGGGATTTGTCCGCACCTATGGCATCTCGACAAATAGTCTGGATGTCCTGAAAAACTTCTACGAAATATCGAACGGCGTCTGCGCCGTAGTAGAAGTAGATTACTCACTCATCAACCGCAAACCAGAAGCGGGATTCCTCGATTACTGCATAGAAAAAAATTTGGGCATCCTCGTACGAGGCCCATTGGCCAAAGGCGTCTTATCTGGCAAATACAACCGCGAAAGCGTATTTGCCGACACTGTGCGCGACGACTGGAACCCGGGACAATCCGATCGCGAAGAATACGAAGACATGCTCGACAAGCTGGAAGCCATCAGACAAACCATTGGAGACGATTCAAAGCTCGTGGAAACCGCTCTCCGGTATGTCATCTCGCACAAATCCAATCCCGTCGTCATCCCCGGCGCAACAAAAGTCGAGCAAGTAATAGACAATGCGCGAGCAGGTGCCGCCTTACTGGATGAAGACCTGTATCGGAAATTGGGGAATATTGAAGGAAACATCTAA
- the pelA gene encoding pectate lyase: MKLCALLCCCLFAIGLCQANDRIETAKAQTYQAIDLHPLRDGMSHWRKRYGRDRNDPMYDPTQIVHIAENMLTYQNADGGWPNNVDWQAQIAPDTVRAIKGERRMVSTFDNHNTFSQIDYLAKVYIATNLAQYRNAVERGLDYIFREQYPTGGWRGWDVDAITYNDGVMIGIMTLLKDIADRKPQFAWASDELHAKARAALHRAIDVTLKCQIVVKGKKTGWCQQHDHITYKPVKARTYELPSITAGQTAKIVHFLMRIENPSTEIIDAIESAVQWFQEAKIEGIRLKRIEIDPTRFRNHTATTDLVVVKDPDAPPLWARFHEIGTNRPFMANRDGNKVYSLSEVALERRTGYAWYGYWPARILEKDYPRWKNKNRRQQ, translated from the coding sequence ATGAAACTCTGCGCACTCTTATGCTGTTGTCTATTCGCTATTGGGCTTTGTCAAGCCAACGACAGAATTGAAACAGCCAAAGCGCAGACATATCAAGCCATTGACCTGCACCCATTGCGAGATGGGATGAGCCACTGGCGCAAGCGATACGGACGTGACCGCAACGACCCGATGTACGATCCCACGCAAATTGTCCATATTGCCGAAAACATGCTCACTTACCAGAACGCAGATGGTGGTTGGCCCAATAATGTAGATTGGCAGGCGCAGATCGCCCCCGATACAGTCAGAGCGATCAAAGGCGAACGGCGGATGGTCAGCACATTTGACAATCACAACACGTTCTCACAGATCGATTATCTGGCAAAGGTGTACATCGCGACTAATCTGGCGCAATATCGCAATGCAGTTGAACGGGGGCTGGACTATATATTCCGCGAGCAATACCCCACAGGTGGATGGCGTGGTTGGGATGTAGATGCCATTACATATAATGATGGCGTAATGATTGGCATAATGACCCTGTTGAAAGATATCGCAGACCGCAAGCCCCAGTTCGCATGGGCAAGCGATGAACTACACGCCAAAGCCAGAGCCGCACTGCACCGGGCAATTGATGTAACCCTGAAATGTCAGATCGTCGTCAAAGGCAAAAAAACGGGATGGTGTCAGCAACACGACCATATAACTTATAAACCCGTAAAAGCGCGCACTTATGAACTGCCGTCCATTACAGCGGGACAAACGGCGAAGATCGTGCATTTTTTAATGCGCATTGAAAATCCGAGCACCGAAATAATAGATGCAATCGAAAGTGCAGTACAATGGTTTCAAGAGGCAAAAATAGAAGGCATTCGACTCAAACGCATCGAAATAGACCCCACGCGCTTCAGAAATCACACCGCGACCACAGACCTGGTCGTTGTCAAAGACCCGGACGCACCGCCTCTGTGGGCGCGTTTTCACGAAATAGGCACAAACCGCCCCTTCATGGCCAACCGGGACGGCAACAAAGTATATTCTCTATCAGAAGTCGCCCTGGAAAGGCGCACCGGATATGCGTGGTATGGGTACTGGCCCGCACGAATTTTGGAAAAAGATTATCCCAGATGGAAAAATAAAAACAGGAGACAGCAATGA
- a CDS encoding CoA-binding protein, which produces MTIPERIDEFLKGKAFGVVGASRDRAKYGNKILRCYLQHGLTAYPVNPKETEIEGQPCFPDIDSLPEPVHGISIITPPPVTETIIPQASKAGIQHVWMQPGAESTNAISMGEKLGLSVIGDGSCLLVVLGYREDG; this is translated from the coding sequence ATGACAATCCCAGAAAGAATAGATGAATTTCTCAAGGGAAAAGCATTCGGCGTTGTCGGCGCATCGCGAGACCGGGCAAAATACGGCAACAAGATCTTGCGGTGTTATCTACAGCACGGATTGACCGCTTATCCCGTAAACCCCAAAGAAACAGAAATCGAGGGACAACCCTGTTTCCCCGATATAGATTCACTCCCCGAACCCGTTCACGGCATCTCAATAATCACGCCGCCCCCCGTGACAGAAACCATAATCCCCCAAGCTTCCAAGGCAGGCATTCAACACGTATGGATGCAACCCGGTGCTGAGAGCACAAACGCAATTTCAATGGGAGAAAAATTGGGACTTTCGGTCATCGGCGACGGTTCGTGTCTGCTCGTCGTATTGGGCTATCGAGAAGATGGATGA